From the genome of Chloroflexota bacterium, one region includes:
- a CDS encoding antibiotic biosynthesis monooxygenase: MPVFVTYKRWSLKDGRRESDLLKLVREEFQPHYAKLNGCLGLGLLHIDGTRSYLTQQFWESRKRWHATTSSDDYQAWWQEYVPLLERWDEIMEFEDEWEAEDLLGTGGGP; the protein is encoded by the coding sequence ATGCCGGTATTCGTCACTTACAAACGCTGGTCGCTGAAAGACGGGCGAAGAGAATCGGATCTCCTCAAACTCGTACGTGAAGAGTTTCAGCCGCACTACGCGAAGCTCAACGGCTGCCTCGGGCTGGGGCTCCTGCACATTGACGGCACGAGGTCCTACCTGACGCAGCAGTTCTGGGAAAGCCGCAAGCGCTGGCACGCCACCACAAGCTCCGACGACTACCAGGCGTGGTGGCAGGAATACGTTCCACTCCTCGAACGGTGGGACGAGATCATGGAATTCGAGGACGAGTGGGAAGCTGAAGACCTGCTCGGTACCGGTGGAGGTCCCTGA
- a CDS encoding DUF5615 family PIN-like protein — MKLLLDEIWAPAIAEALRDRGHEVVAVAERRDLRGMPDAAIFDAPQAEDWVLVTENVVDYRPLAAAAMRAGRASPALIFTSNRAYPRANRRTAGRLVAALDALLSARDAVESEHWLA, encoded by the coding sequence GTGAAGCTGCTGCTCGACGAGATCTGGGCGCCCGCGATCGCCGAGGCGCTGCGGGACCGCGGCCATGAGGTCGTGGCCGTGGCCGAACGGCGCGATCTTCGAGGGATGCCGGATGCGGCGATCTTCGATGCCCCGCAGGCGGAAGATTGGGTGCTCGTCACGGAGAACGTCGTGGACTATCGACCGCTCGCGGCAGCCGCCATGCGGGCCGGTCGCGCCTCGCCGGCGCTCATCTTCACGAGCAACCGAGCCTATCCTCGAGCCAATCGGCGGACGGCCGGGCGGCTGGTGGCGGCTCTGGACGCCTTGCTGTCAGCACGCGACGCGGTCGAGAGCGAGCACTGGCTCGCATAG
- the leuS gene encoding leucine--tRNA ligase, with amino-acid sequence MTVEFSPAEIDPKWRARWAEQDLYRTPEPSDRPTFYCLDFFPYPSGDGISVGHLRNYVPTDVLSRVMRMRGYDVLHPMGWDAFGLPTENAAIETGRHPADLTRVWSANYKRQLDLAGASFDWAREINSTHPEYYRWTQWMFLKLYERGLAYRATGLQWWCPICGALANEEVNADGTDWRGHTDISQRELTQWFFKITDYADQLIEDLEGLDWPEETCSAQVNWIGRSEGADVVFTTEAGDEMPVYTTRPDTLFGATFMVLAPEHPLVSRVTTPEHADAVKAYVAAAARKAELERVALDDDKSGVFTGGFAINPVNGERIPIWIADYVLMSYGSGAIMAVPAHDQRDFDFATKYGLEIRTVIAPPDWAGEALTEAFLDEGPMVNSGRFDGTPSGEGIRAVTEWLRDQGTGDFAVNYKLRDWLISRQRYWGTPIPIVHCDSCGEVPVPEDELPVLLPHLDQIDPQQLGGRAPLDAAEDWVNTACPSCGGAARRETDTLGGFACSSWYFLRFCSPDQQDQAFDLDAIQRWMPVDLYVGGAEHSVMHLLYARFWTKALRDAGVLDLTEPFKALRHQGIMLAQGGWVDEAALRIDSQGGARVGAADGADAFDHPESAQSFRHFPLEARFELTGERAQRNSQALVEFRVTRMSKSWRNVVSPDEVAAAAGGDALRCYILFIGPFDRTLPWSEQGRVGISRWLSRVWNVVLDQPVGDTERRRAAYVDVEVELRRRLHQTIRRVSQDIDALKFNTMIAALMEFTNFLVEVGDEDLRARPIWTETIETFLVLLAPSAVFMAEELWERTGHSESIHLQPWPEWDAELAADETFTLVVQVNGKVRDRIEAPVTIDEDGARELALASERAQAHLNGRQVRKVFYREGRLINLVVG; translated from the coding sequence GTGACCGTCGAGTTTTCTCCCGCCGAAATCGATCCCAAGTGGCGCGCCCGCTGGGCCGAGCAGGACCTCTACCGCACGCCCGAGCCCTCGGACCGCCCCACGTTCTATTGCCTGGATTTCTTCCCCTATCCCTCAGGGGACGGCATCAGCGTGGGTCACCTGCGCAACTACGTGCCCACGGATGTGCTTTCGCGCGTGATGCGCATGCGGGGCTACGACGTGCTGCACCCGATGGGCTGGGACGCCTTCGGGCTGCCCACCGAGAACGCGGCCATCGAGACCGGGCGCCACCCCGCCGACCTGACCCGCGTGTGGAGCGCCAACTACAAGCGGCAGCTGGACCTGGCCGGCGCGTCCTTCGACTGGGCGCGGGAGATCAACTCCACGCATCCCGAGTACTACCGCTGGACCCAGTGGATGTTCCTGAAGCTTTACGAGCGCGGGCTGGCCTATCGCGCCACGGGCCTGCAGTGGTGGTGCCCGATCTGCGGCGCGCTGGCGAACGAGGAGGTCAACGCCGACGGCACGGACTGGCGCGGTCACACCGACATCAGCCAGCGCGAGCTGACGCAATGGTTCTTCAAGATCACCGACTACGCCGACCAGCTGATCGAGGACCTGGAAGGGCTGGATTGGCCCGAGGAAACGTGCAGCGCCCAAGTAAATTGGATCGGGCGCAGCGAGGGCGCCGACGTGGTGTTCACCACCGAGGCCGGCGACGAGATGCCGGTCTACACGACGCGGCCGGACACGCTGTTTGGGGCCACCTTCATGGTGCTGGCGCCGGAGCATCCGCTGGTGAGTCGCGTCACCACGCCGGAGCACGCCGACGCGGTGAAGGCCTACGTGGCCGCCGCCGCGCGCAAGGCCGAACTGGAGCGGGTGGCGCTGGATGACGACAAATCGGGCGTGTTCACCGGCGGCTTTGCGATCAACCCGGTCAACGGCGAGCGCATACCCATTTGGATCGCCGACTACGTGCTGATGTCCTATGGCTCGGGCGCGATCATGGCGGTGCCGGCCCACGACCAGCGCGACTTCGACTTCGCCACCAAGTACGGCTTGGAAATCCGCACCGTGATCGCCCCGCCCGATTGGGCGGGGGAGGCGCTGACCGAGGCCTTCCTGGACGAAGGCCCGATGGTCAACTCGGGCCGGTTCGACGGCACGCCCTCCGGCGAGGGCATCCGCGCGGTCACGGAGTGGCTGCGCGACCAGGGCACGGGCGACTTTGCGGTCAACTACAAGCTGCGCGACTGGCTGATCTCACGCCAGCGCTACTGGGGCACGCCGATCCCCATCGTGCATTGCGACTCCTGCGGCGAGGTCCCCGTGCCGGAGGACGAGCTGCCGGTGCTGCTGCCCCATCTGGACCAGATCGACCCTCAGCAGCTCGGCGGGCGCGCGCCCCTGGATGCCGCCGAGGACTGGGTCAACACCGCGTGCCCCTCCTGCGGCGGCGCGGCGCGGCGTGAAACCGACACCCTGGGCGGATTCGCCTGCTCGAGCTGGTATTTTCTGCGCTTCTGCAGCCCGGACCAGCAGGACCAGGCCTTCGATCTCGACGCGATCCAGCGCTGGATGCCGGTGGACCTCTACGTCGGCGGCGCCGAGCACAGCGTGATGCACCTGCTCTACGCCCGCTTCTGGACCAAGGCTTTGCGGGATGCGGGAGTGCTGGACCTGACCGAGCCGTTCAAGGCCCTGCGCCACCAGGGCATCATGCTGGCCCAGGGTGGCTGGGTGGACGAGGCCGCGCTGCGGATCGACAGCCAGGGCGGCGCGCGCGTCGGCGCGGCCGACGGCGCCGACGCCTTCGACCACCCCGAGTCGGCCCAGTCGTTCCGCCACTTCCCCCTGGAGGCCCGCTTCGAGCTGACCGGCGAGCGCGCGCAGCGCAACAGCCAGGCCCTGGTCGAGTTCCGCGTGACCAGGATGTCGAAGTCGTGGCGCAACGTCGTGTCGCCCGACGAGGTGGCCGCCGCCGCCGGCGGCGACGCGCTGCGGTGCTACATCCTGTTCATCGGGCCGTTCGACCGCACGCTGCCCTGGAGCGAGCAGGGGCGGGTGGGAATCTCCCGGTGGCTGAGCCGCGTCTGGAACGTGGTGCTCGACCAACCCGTGGGCGACACCGAGCGCCGGCGCGCGGCCTATGTCGACGTCGAGGTCGAGTTGCGGCGCCGCCTGCACCAGACGATTCGGCGCGTCAGCCAGGACATCGACGCGCTCAAGTTCAACACCATGATCGCGGCGCTGATGGAGTTCACGAACTTCCTGGTCGAGGTGGGCGACGAGGACCTGCGCGCGCGGCCCATCTGGACCGAGACGATCGAGACGTTCCTGGTGCTGCTGGCGCCGAGCGCGGTGTTCATGGCCGAAGAGCTGTGGGAGCGCACCGGCCACTCGGAGAGCATCCACCTGCAACCGTGGCCCGAGTGGGACGCGGAGCTGGCGGCGGACGAGACGTTCACGCTGGTAGTGCAGGTGAACGGCAAGGTGCGCGACCGCATCGAGGCGCCGGTCACCATCGACGAGGACGGCGCCCGCGAGCTGGCCCTGGCCAGCGAACGTGCCCAGGCTCACCTGAACGGTCGCCAGGTGCGGAAGGTGTTCTACCGCGAGGGGCGGCTGATTAACCTGGTCGTTGGATGA
- the thrC gene encoding threonine synthase produces MSTINALQCRECGRAYEPIAVHVCEFCFGPLEVQFDYQAIRDRVSRESIAAGPQTLWRYADLLPVESGWDPTWPVGLTPLQRAHNLGERLGLNRLYIKNDTVNPSFSFKDRVVAVAVAKARELGYETFACASTGNLAGAVAAAGARHGMDTYVFLPADIELGKVRGAAVYGARIVAVDGTYDELNRLCSEIADLYEWAFCNINVRPYYAEGSKTLAFETVEQLGWQAPDHIVAPIASGSLYTKIGKGLRELVDVGLLDEQHTRIHGAQGDGCAPVAEAFARDSMTYRAVRTPQTIAKSLAIGNPADGFYALKLAKECEGVIDAVSDAEIVDGIRLLAETEGVFAETAGGVTVGVLKHLVENGEIGPDDLTVALITGNGLKTQEAIDSQTADSFAVKPTVTSFEQVLADRGVYVTA; encoded by the coding sequence GTGAGCACCATCAATGCGCTCCAATGCCGCGAATGCGGCCGCGCCTACGAACCGATCGCGGTTCACGTCTGCGAGTTCTGCTTCGGCCCGCTCGAGGTGCAGTTCGACTACCAGGCGATCCGCGACCGCGTCTCGCGCGAGTCCATCGCCGCCGGCCCCCAAACCCTCTGGCGCTACGCCGACCTGCTGCCCGTCGAGAGCGGCTGGGATCCCACCTGGCCCGTGGGCCTCACGCCCTTGCAGCGCGCCCACAACCTGGGCGAGCGGCTGGGGCTCAACCGGCTCTACATCAAGAACGACACCGTCAACCCCAGCTTCTCCTTCAAGGACCGCGTCGTCGCCGTGGCCGTGGCCAAGGCGCGCGAGCTGGGCTACGAGACATTCGCCTGCGCCTCCACCGGCAACCTGGCCGGCGCCGTCGCCGCGGCGGGCGCCCGGCACGGCATGGACACCTACGTCTTCCTGCCCGCCGACATCGAGCTGGGCAAGGTGCGCGGCGCGGCGGTCTACGGCGCGCGCATCGTGGCCGTTGACGGCACCTACGACGAGCTCAACCGCCTCTGCAGCGAGATCGCCGACCTCTACGAGTGGGCCTTCTGCAATATCAACGTCCGCCCCTACTATGCCGAGGGCTCCAAGACCCTGGCCTTCGAGACGGTGGAGCAGCTGGGCTGGCAGGCGCCCGACCACATCGTGGCGCCCATCGCCTCGGGCTCGCTTTACACCAAGATCGGCAAGGGCCTGCGCGAGCTCGTGGACGTCGGGCTGCTCGACGAGCAGCACACCCGCATTCACGGCGCCCAGGGCGACGGCTGCGCCCCGGTCGCCGAGGCCTTCGCGCGCGACAGCATGACCTATCGCGCCGTGCGCACGCCCCAGACCATCGCCAAGTCGCTCGCCATCGGCAATCCCGCCGACGGGTTCTACGCTCTCAAGCTGGCCAAGGAGTGTGAGGGCGTCATCGACGCCGTCTCCGACGCCGAGATCGTGGACGGCATCCGGCTCCTGGCCGAAACCGAAGGCGTCTTCGCCGAGACCGCCGGCGGCGTCACCGTCGGCGTGCTCAAGCACCTGGTCGAAAACGGCGAAATTGGCCCCGATGACCTCACCGTCGCCCTCATCACCGGCAACGGCCTCAAGACGCAGGAAGCCATCGACAGCCAGACCGCTGACAGCTTTGCCGTCAAGCCCACAGTCACCTCATTCGAGCAAGTCCTCGCCGACCGCGGGGTCTACGTCACGGCCTAG
- a CDS encoding HAMP domain-containing sensor histidine kinase, whose translation MRLSLRLVLAFVAVAAVAVGTAALVVGLTTASRFERFASDVRHHEAEHTADRLAAAYERTGDLRKAAREVFPRGQPRGLPLAVVDAEGDLVWGPGGIRSRVAIAAWPATPLVVAGREIGQLHMPQALGPAGPLPIGSDARAVLERAFINETVRSLLIGLAIAVGVALVVGVVIAAGITRPLRRLTAAARGVAAGDLRARSGLAGRDELATVGAAFDDMAAGLQAQEAARRNLFADIAHELRTPVTVIEGNLQAMLDGVYDRSDETLRSTLDRAEGLHRLVEDIRDLSLADIGKLDLSLEQVALGRVLDDATSAMRSQAQAKGVALEAAPAAGQALADEARLRQILANLLDNAVRHTPSGGSIAIRSGAVDEGTCWIEVADTGEGIPAEDLPHIFDRFYRGTDAAGRKTRGSGLGLAIARALIEAMDGQLTARSTPGEGSTFRIELAAPSP comes from the coding sequence ATGCGGCTCTCGCTGCGGCTGGTGCTGGCCTTTGTGGCGGTGGCGGCGGTGGCCGTAGGCACGGCGGCGCTGGTGGTCGGGCTGACGACGGCCAGCCGGTTCGAGCGGTTCGCGTCAGACGTTCGCCACCACGAAGCCGAACATACGGCCGACCGGCTCGCGGCGGCCTACGAGCGCACGGGCGATCTTCGGAAGGCGGCCCGCGAGGTGTTTCCCCGCGGCCAGCCGCGGGGGTTGCCGCTGGCCGTGGTGGACGCCGAGGGCGACCTGGTCTGGGGTCCGGGCGGCATTCGATCCCGCGTGGCCATCGCCGCCTGGCCGGCGACGCCTCTCGTAGTGGCGGGCCGAGAAATTGGACAGTTGCACATGCCGCAAGCGCTGGGCCCGGCGGGGCCGTTGCCCATCGGATCCGACGCTCGCGCGGTGCTGGAACGAGCCTTCATCAACGAGACGGTGCGCTCGCTGCTAATCGGCCTGGCGATCGCCGTGGGCGTGGCGCTGGTGGTCGGGGTCGTCATCGCCGCCGGCATCACCCGGCCGCTGCGCAGGCTGACCGCGGCGGCGCGGGGCGTGGCGGCGGGCGATTTGCGCGCGCGCAGCGGGCTCGCGGGCCGCGACGAACTGGCCACGGTCGGGGCGGCCTTCGACGACATGGCGGCCGGCCTGCAGGCCCAGGAGGCCGCCCGCCGCAACCTGTTTGCCGATATCGCCCACGAGCTGCGCACGCCCGTGACTGTGATCGAGGGCAATCTCCAGGCCATGCTGGACGGCGTCTACGACCGCTCGGACGAGACGCTGCGGTCGACGCTGGACCGCGCCGAGGGGCTGCACCGGCTGGTGGAGGACATTCGCGACCTCTCCCTGGCGGACATCGGCAAGCTGGACCTCTCGCTGGAGCAGGTTGCCCTCGGCCGCGTGCTCGACGACGCGACCTCGGCAATGCGGAGCCAAGCGCAGGCCAAGGGTGTGGCGCTGGAGGCGGCGCCTGCAGCGGGACAAGCGTTGGCCGACGAGGCGCGGTTGCGACAGATTCTGGCCAATCTGCTGGACAACGCGGTGCGCCACACGCCCTCGGGCGGCTCGATTGCCATCCGCTCGGGCGCCGTAGACGAGGGGACGTGCTGGATCGAGGTGGCGGATACGGGCGAGGGCATCCCCGCCGAGGACCTGCCGCATATCTTCGACCGGTTCTACCGCGGCACCGACGCCGCGGGCCGCAAGACTCGCGGCAGCGGGCTGGGATTGGCGATCGCGCGGGCGCTCATCGAGGCCATGGATGGGCAACTGACCGCGAGGAGCACCCCGGGCGAGGGGTCGACGTTTCGGATCGAGTTGGCGGCGCCCTCACCCTAA
- a CDS encoding CopG family transcriptional regulator, which yields MSRHLSVRLADDLFEQLETQSRRSGQSRSAVAKQLLDEGLRMEQHPGIVFRSGPGGRRPGLIGGPDVWEVVGALRGADGGDVDSLARIGQRTGLTADQVGTALRYYADYTEEITEWIRRVEEEAERAETRWRREQALLGR from the coding sequence ATGAGCCGCCATCTTTCGGTACGTCTGGCCGATGACTTGTTCGAGCAGCTGGAGACCCAGAGCCGGCGAAGCGGGCAGTCACGATCGGCGGTTGCCAAGCAGTTGCTCGATGAGGGGCTGCGCATGGAGCAACATCCCGGGATCGTCTTCCGCTCGGGTCCCGGCGGGCGCCGCCCCGGATTGATCGGCGGTCCGGACGTGTGGGAGGTGGTCGGTGCGCTTCGCGGAGCGGATGGCGGCGATGTCGACAGCCTGGCCCGCATTGGCCAGCGGACAGGATTGACCGCCGATCAGGTGGGAACTGCCCTGCGCTACTACGCCGACTACACCGAAGAAATCACTGAGTGGATTCGGCGAGTCGAGGAAGAAGCTGAACGAGCCGAGACCCGCTGGCGACGGGAGCAGGCGCTGCTCGGCCGGTGA
- a CDS encoding VanZ family protein: protein MSLFSSTRERRLWVWTLLVVAAIYATLGLATSLAGLLSDAGVLTPLFVLAMLLIAAAVVTRGLTWRPGGAEIAVALGVAAVYGLVFVRMALETERSHLIEYGVVALLIYEALTERASRGRRVPVPALLAFLAAVVVGTVDEGIQAWLPVRVFDPLDILFNALAAFMAVAGSVALAWARRRTRRLRRTSSDH from the coding sequence ATGTCCCTCTTCTCCTCGACTCGCGAGCGGCGGCTCTGGGTCTGGACGCTGCTGGTGGTGGCGGCGATCTACGCGACCCTGGGCCTGGCAACGTCGCTGGCCGGACTGCTGAGCGACGCCGGCGTGCTCACCCCTCTTTTTGTCCTCGCCATGCTCTTGATCGCCGCCGCCGTGGTGACGCGCGGGCTGACGTGGCGGCCCGGCGGCGCCGAGATCGCCGTGGCGCTGGGCGTGGCGGCGGTCTACGGGCTGGTGTTCGTCCGCATGGCGCTGGAGACCGAGCGCAGCCACCTGATCGAGTATGGCGTGGTGGCCCTGCTGATCTACGAAGCCCTTACCGAGCGCGCCAGTCGGGGTCGCCGCGTTCCCGTGCCCGCGCTGCTCGCCTTCCTGGCGGCGGTGGTGGTCGGCACGGTGGACGAGGGCATCCAGGCGTGGCTGCCCGTCCGCGTCTTCGACCCGCTGGACATCCTGTTCAACGCGCTGGCGGCCTTCATGGCCGTCGCGGGCAGCGTGGCCCTCGCCTGGGCGCGGCGGCGGACGCGCAGGCTCCGTCGCACGTCATCGGATCACTAG
- a CDS encoding MoaD/ThiS family protein: MPTVRIPTPLRSLTGGESRVDVDADTVGALVQQLEADYPGMAERLLDAEGELRRFVNIYVDGDDIRFKDGFDTALDGVGEVSIVPSVAGG, translated from the coding sequence ATGCCAACCGTTCGCATCCCCACGCCCTTGCGCAGTCTCACCGGCGGCGAGAGCCGGGTTGACGTTGACGCCGACACCGTCGGCGCGCTGGTCCAGCAGCTGGAAGCCGACTATCCGGGCATGGCCGAGCGCCTGCTCGACGCCGAGGGCGAGCTGCGCCGCTTCGTCAACATCTACGTGGACGGCGACGACATCCGCTTCAAGGACGGTTTCGACACCGCCCTCGACGGCGTAGGCGAAGTCTCCATCGTCCCGTCCGTCGCCGGAGGCTAG
- a CDS encoding C-terminal binding protein: protein MPDKPFRVALANGLRYASVLDFTHLLDAVGATLTVVDAPTSDDQAVERLAGYDGIIWPHGPYRLTPFEQLPDLQGVIAPTVGVDHVDLDAATAAGVVVGNLPAFATEQTADAAMFLIIGSVRRVPQMWAQWRQGNRAIPAWEAQIRPIGDMRGATLALIGFGRIARAVAVRAQSFGMRCIAYGPTVSSWEAASLGVELVDLDTAFATGDAVSVHLPLNAGTHHFVNGDLLARMKSSAVLINVSRGAVVDEAALLEALQAGRIAGAGLDVFEQEPVTPDNPLVDLPNVLWLPHAGGSSEEGIRRVGEGSAEQMAWLAEGYWPRHVANPGIQPRVPLQRRGYPKRD from the coding sequence ATGCCCGACAAGCCGTTCCGCGTCGCGCTGGCCAACGGGCTGCGCTACGCCTCCGTGCTCGACTTCACCCACCTACTCGACGCCGTCGGAGCCACGCTGACGGTCGTCGACGCCCCCACGTCGGATGACCAGGCCGTGGAGCGGCTGGCGGGCTACGACGGGATCATCTGGCCGCACGGCCCCTATCGGCTCACGCCGTTTGAGCAGCTCCCCGATCTGCAGGGCGTCATAGCCCCGACTGTGGGCGTGGACCACGTCGACCTGGACGCGGCCACCGCCGCCGGCGTGGTGGTGGGCAATCTCCCGGCCTTCGCCACGGAGCAGACGGCGGACGCGGCGATGTTTCTCATCATCGGCTCGGTGCGCCGGGTGCCCCAGATGTGGGCGCAGTGGCGCCAGGGCAACCGCGCCATCCCGGCCTGGGAGGCCCAAATCAGGCCCATCGGCGACATGCGCGGGGCCACCCTGGCGCTCATCGGCTTCGGTCGCATCGCACGCGCCGTGGCGGTGCGGGCGCAGAGCTTTGGCATGCGCTGCATCGCCTACGGTCCCACCGTGTCGTCCTGGGAGGCCGCCTCTCTCGGCGTGGAGCTGGTCGACCTGGACACGGCCTTCGCGACCGGCGACGCGGTGTCCGTGCACCTCCCGCTGAACGCCGGCACCCACCACTTCGTGAACGGCGACCTGCTGGCCCGCATGAAGTCGTCCGCCGTGCTCATCAACGTGTCGCGCGGGGCGGTGGTCGACGAGGCGGCGCTGCTGGAGGCGCTGCAGGCGGGTCGCATCGCCGGCGCCGGGCTGGACGTATTCGAGCAGGAGCCGGTGACTCCGGACAACCCGCTGGTGGACTTGCCCAATGTGCTCTGGCTGCCCCACGCGGGAGGCTCGTCCGAGGAGGGCATCCGCCGCGTCGGCGAAGGCTCAGCCGAACAAATGGCCTGGCTGGCCGAAGGCTACTGGCCGCGCCACGTCGCGAATCCTGGGATCCAACCCAGAGTCCCCCTGCAACGGCGAGGCTATCCAAAGCGCGACTGA
- a CDS encoding NAD/NADP octopine/nopaline dehydrogenase family protein, translating into MASGESVVVLGAGNTGFATAANLTLAGHSVTLGELPAFAEALDPVREDRVIELHGVAHTGAARIDMITDNVGAAAAASDTLLLIVPAYGHAPWARALAPHIRPSHTLTLMPGTLGALEVARLLHEAGAPVIPIAETDTAPYVCRKTQPDGATIWGVVPAMGLGVFPSTATAQVHERLAPLFPGISPVADVLACGLSAMNPVVHPPGVLLNAGRVERSRGEFYFYDEGVTPGVVRAIMALDAERRAVAAALGHDLSDAAEAFAAAGFGPRAEPPDLWATINGSAMLTALKAPGQLDTRWLSEDVPYGLRAWSGLGTALGVPTPIIDAVVALGLTVLQEPLDTNRRTLADLGIDGLTGDEIRAFVTGGGG; encoded by the coding sequence ATGGCGTCGGGTGAATCTGTGGTGGTGCTGGGCGCGGGGAATACCGGGTTCGCCACGGCGGCCAACCTGACGCTCGCCGGGCACTCGGTGACACTGGGGGAGCTGCCGGCGTTCGCCGAAGCCCTCGATCCGGTGCGCGAAGACCGTGTGATCGAGCTGCACGGCGTGGCGCACACGGGCGCGGCGCGGATCGACATGATCACGGACAACGTGGGCGCCGCCGCGGCCGCCTCGGACACCCTGTTGCTGATCGTGCCGGCCTATGGCCATGCGCCGTGGGCGCGGGCGCTGGCCCCGCACATTCGCCCGAGCCACACCCTGACGCTGATGCCGGGGACGCTCGGGGCGCTGGAGGTGGCGCGCCTGCTGCATGAGGCCGGCGCGCCGGTCATTCCAATCGCCGAAACCGACACCGCGCCCTACGTCTGCCGCAAGACCCAGCCCGACGGCGCCACGATCTGGGGCGTGGTGCCGGCAATGGGCCTGGGCGTGTTTCCGTCCACGGCCACGGCGCAAGTGCATGAGCGACTGGCCCCGCTGTTCCCCGGCATTTCGCCGGTGGCAGACGTGCTGGCTTGCGGGCTGAGCGCGATGAACCCGGTGGTCCATCCGCCTGGCGTGCTGCTCAATGCCGGGCGCGTCGAGCGATCGCGGGGGGAGTTCTACTTCTACGACGAGGGCGTCACGCCGGGCGTGGTGCGGGCGATCATGGCGCTGGACGCGGAGCGCCGCGCGGTGGCGGCGGCGCTGGGCCACGACCTGTCGGACGCGGCCGAGGCGTTCGCCGCCGCCGGGTTCGGTCCGCGCGCCGAACCGCCCGATCTCTGGGCCACCATCAACGGCAGCGCGATGCTGACCGCGCTGAAGGCCCCCGGCCAGCTAGACACGCGCTGGCTGTCGGAGGACGTGCCCTACGGCCTGCGCGCGTGGTCCGGCTTGGGCACCGCGCTGGGCGTGCCGACCCCGATCATCGACGCCGTGGTGGCCCTGGGTCTGACCGTGCTGCAGGAGCCGCTGGACACCAACCGGCGCACGCTGGCCGACCTCGGCATCGACGGTCTGACGGGCGACGAGATTCGGGCTTTCGTGACGGGTGGTGGGGGCTAG
- a CDS encoding response regulator transcription factor — MKHQRVLVVDDDPDIRRLVSAYLRREGMDVITAEDGETALMHEATQQPDIVVLDLMLPGIGGLDVLRTIRERGPRPVVLLTARDEVTDRVLGLELGADDYVTKPFHPRELVARVHTILRRAQAGPIAAATRVGSLEIDVDRRQVRREGELLSLTRTEFDLLATLARADGRVLSRADLLDAVAGPDSITLERSIDSHIRNLRRKVEPDPGEPRYVVTVTGVGYRLGDT, encoded by the coding sequence GTGAAACACCAGCGCGTCCTCGTGGTAGACGACGACCCCGACATTCGCCGCCTGGTGAGCGCCTATTTGCGCCGCGAGGGCATGGATGTGATCACGGCGGAGGACGGCGAGACCGCGCTGATGCACGAGGCCACGCAGCAGCCCGACATCGTGGTGCTGGACCTGATGCTGCCGGGCATCGGCGGCCTCGACGTGCTGCGCACGATTCGGGAACGCGGGCCGCGGCCCGTGGTGCTGCTGACAGCGCGGGATGAGGTGACGGACCGCGTGCTGGGCCTGGAGTTGGGCGCCGACGACTACGTGACCAAACCGTTCCATCCCCGGGAGCTCGTGGCCCGCGTCCACACGATCCTGCGGCGCGCGCAGGCGGGGCCGATTGCCGCAGCCACCCGCGTCGGCTCGCTGGAAATCGACGTCGACCGTCGCCAGGTCAGGCGCGAGGGGGAGCTGCTTTCGCTGACGCGCACCGAATTCGATCTGCTGGCGACGCTGGCGCGGGCCGACGGACGGGTGCTGTCGCGCGCGGACCTGCTGGACGCCGTGGCGGGCCCGGACAGCATCACCTTGGAGCGCTCGATCGACAGCCACATTCGCAACCTGCGGCGCAAGGTGGAGCCCGATCCCGGCGAGCCGCGCTATGTCGTGACGGTGACCGGGGTCGGCTACCGGCTCGGCGACACGTAG